From Thermogladius calderae 1633, a single genomic window includes:
- a CDS encoding metallophosphoesterase family protein — protein sequence MVKKVIIATIVLTLVLTLIVIPMQAVSAGEAPVLPGVVYKPWVSPATNVSMNKPAVAFPGDTVYIKLKDEYAGVSITGGYIWTVKLVGNALKLFNYTIAATSSGGVVSVKVPNEAEGGVYDIVLTGGQTLYLPRSLWVIKTLGDVLRIVHISDQHYGAGQPNIITGDMNRFSSYLVTGLFSPDLVIDTGDVADTASAPQYEQAVGFEYAFLYSFPIFGNPGNHDMPNDQYYKYLGDTQWYRVIGGKVLIVAVNTREAGYLDWDQLVFLESTLKQFSNVPIKILLMHHPMFYYQGELITSSDDQQTLRPYVSGGPWTPVSSYWSGNMTSFFYTLRLIEDYNITYVLAGHVHRDLFVKYVSTRTNTTTYFLTITTSGMGSAIYDGIDYYGLDTKTGDLQFLAKPPTFIGFSNITGDLAKKYKPNLAMNSLPIGIYPPRNNYGVENQSFVPAVLLQTPRAYIVKAYNNLSYLNLSGVVVWSLPWAGDFVFKLLNATGGASVQVVDKLLVGDRLFVALNISLPYGSGLEFALANMVDEEPPQVSIKLTVPKVPTLGRQLIVYLDLTDKGWGPKNITVTYTYDGNTVTIQPTLSSPGTLANSFDTYTYLLTLPSPSGEQPTSAYLNVTGYDNAGNRVDAAFVIYFYPQGQTPTTTPIVPITTTTTTTTTTTTTTTTTTTTTTTTTTTTTTTPPPTQATGPGAPSSVIVLTLVAVAAIVVVVVALLLLRGKK from the coding sequence ATGGTCAAAAAAGTCATTATCGCAACCATTGTCCTCACACTAGTGTTAACATTAATAGTTATACCTATGCAAGCGGTATCTGCAGGTGAGGCCCCGGTACTACCCGGCGTGGTCTACAAGCCTTGGGTCTCGCCTGCGACAAACGTGTCGATGAATAAACCGGCTGTAGCGTTCCCCGGAGACACGGTCTACATCAAGCTGAAGGACGAGTACGCGGGAGTCAGCATTACGGGCGGCTACATCTGGACTGTGAAGCTCGTGGGCAACGCCCTAAAGCTGTTCAACTACACTATAGCAGCTACATCAAGTGGCGGCGTCGTGTCTGTAAAAGTGCCTAACGAGGCCGAGGGCGGCGTCTACGACATCGTTTTGACGGGTGGGCAGACGCTCTACCTGCCAAGAAGCCTGTGGGTCATCAAGACTCTGGGCGACGTCCTCAGGATAGTCCACATCTCGGACCAGCACTACGGGGCCGGGCAGCCCAACATAATAACAGGCGACATGAACAGGTTCTCAAGCTACCTCGTCACGGGCCTGTTCTCCCCCGACCTAGTCATAGACACGGGAGACGTAGCCGACACCGCCTCGGCCCCACAGTACGAGCAGGCCGTGGGCTTCGAGTACGCCTTCCTATACAGCTTCCCGATATTCGGCAACCCGGGCAACCACGACATGCCGAACGACCAGTACTACAAGTACCTCGGCGACACCCAGTGGTATAGGGTCATCGGCGGGAAAGTGCTCATCGTAGCGGTTAACACGAGGGAAGCGGGCTACCTGGACTGGGACCAGCTGGTCTTCTTAGAGAGCACCTTAAAGCAGTTCTCGAACGTGCCCATCAAGATACTCTTGATGCACCACCCGATGTTCTACTACCAGGGGGAGCTGATAACGAGCAGCGACGACCAACAGACGTTGAGGCCCTACGTGTCCGGAGGGCCGTGGACGCCCGTCAGTAGCTACTGGAGCGGAAACATGACGAGCTTCTTCTACACGCTCAGGCTCATAGAGGACTATAACATAACCTACGTCCTCGCCGGCCACGTCCACAGGGACTTGTTCGTCAAGTACGTCAGTACCCGGACTAACACCACGACGTACTTCTTGACAATAACCACCAGCGGTATGGGCTCAGCCATATACGACGGCATAGACTACTACGGGCTGGACACGAAGACGGGAGACCTCCAGTTCTTGGCTAAGCCGCCAACGTTCATCGGTTTCAGTAATATAACGGGCGACCTGGCAAAGAAGTACAAGCCCAACCTCGCCATGAACTCGCTACCCATCGGAATATACCCGCCTAGGAACAACTACGGAGTCGAGAACCAGTCCTTCGTGCCAGCTGTACTCCTGCAGACACCCCGCGCCTACATTGTGAAGGCCTACAACAACCTCAGCTACCTCAACTTGTCCGGGGTGGTGGTCTGGTCCCTCCCGTGGGCTGGGGACTTTGTCTTCAAGCTACTGAACGCGACGGGCGGCGCGAGCGTCCAGGTTGTCGACAAGTTGCTAGTGGGAGACAGGCTGTTCGTGGCCCTGAACATAAGCCTCCCGTACGGCTCGGGCCTCGAGTTCGCTCTGGCTAACATGGTTGACGAGGAGCCTCCCCAGGTCAGTATAAAGCTCACAGTCCCGAAGGTGCCAACGCTGGGCAGGCAGCTAATAGTCTACCTCGACCTGACAGACAAGGGCTGGGGCCCGAAGAACATAACGGTGACCTACACGTACGACGGCAACACTGTCACCATACAGCCCACCCTCAGTAGCCCCGGCACCCTGGCTAACAGCTTCGACACCTACACGTACCTGCTCACACTCCCATCACCCAGCGGCGAGCAGCCAACCAGCGCCTACTTGAACGTTACCGGCTACGACAACGCTGGTAACAGGGTCGACGCCGCGTTCGTGATATACTTCTACCCACAGGGCCAGACACCCACCACTACGCCCATCGTGCCCATAACCACTACTACGACGACCACGACTACTACGACTACTACAACAACCACAACTACTACGACCACGACGACAACCACCACGACCACCACTACTACTCCCCCACCAACTCAGGCGACGGGCCCAGGGGCACCCTCGTCAGTAATTGTGCTGACTCTTGTCGCGGTCGCCGCGATCGTAGTAGTAGTGGTAGCGCTCCTTCTACTGCGTGGTAAAAAATAG
- the hjc gene encoding Holliday junction resolvase Hjc, whose protein sequence is MSKSLSNRKRGFAHERDLARRLWEKGFAVMRAPASGSKAKRVVYPDVVAIMNGHVFAFEVKTTRTGEKTLYIHRDQVQKLVEFVRRSGGTAFIAVKIVGKGGWMFVPVKELVETPGGNYKLSLGDMREGSFLRIDNLVAIALGVRPLREFLKS, encoded by the coding sequence GTGAGTAAGAGTTTGTCTAACAGGAAGAGGGGCTTCGCGCACGAGAGAGACCTTGCTAGGAGGCTTTGGGAGAAGGGCTTCGCTGTCATGAGAGCCCCGGCGAGCGGCTCGAAAGCCAAGAGGGTGGTATACCCCGACGTGGTCGCTATCATGAACGGCCATGTCTTCGCTTTCGAGGTCAAAACCACTAGAACGGGGGAAAAGACTCTGTACATTCACAGAGACCAAGTCCAAAAACTCGTAGAGTTTGTCAGGAGGTCGGGAGGGACCGCATTCATAGCGGTCAAGATCGTAGGGAAAGGGGGGTGGATGTTCGTACCCGTGAAGGAGCTTGTGGAGACGCCTGGAGGCAATTACAAGCTCTCACTCGGCGACATGCGGGAGGGCAGCTTTTTGAGGATAGACAACCTAGTGGCCATTGCACTAGGGGTTAGGCCTCTACGCGAGTTCCTGAAGAGCTAG
- a CDS encoding cyclic 2,3-diphosphoglycerate synthase translates to MPKRVVIVGASGRDFHNFNVYFRDNPEYRVVAFLQTQIKGLKTRVYPPELAGRLYPNGIPVLGIGYLEELAENPGFEEAVLSYSDLTFQELGEVVSRVLKTGASFRILGFKDTMLESIKPVVAVTGVKTGVGKSSVSREVALELKSRGLRVGVVRHPMPYSEVFYPVQKFETFDDLSKYQITVEEREEYEHYLKLGFTVYAGVDYGMILREVEKSSDVILWDGGNNDFPFYKPDLYITVADAMRPGIETSAFPGMVNLLACDNVIINKADQATRQVLDSLVERVKALNPRAEVSIAVSDVFIEEGEPKGVRRVVVVEDAPTVTHGGAGYGAGYVAAKKYGLEVVDPRPYARGSLKAVYEEFRSIGPVVPSMGYNPDQLRDLEETLNAVPADAVLLATPSDLTKLIKLNKPALHVSFRVRVVEGPTFKDIVDKFLERAGKKFIF, encoded by the coding sequence ATGCCTAAGAGAGTCGTGATTGTAGGCGCTTCCGGTAGGGACTTCCACAACTTCAACGTGTACTTCAGGGACAACCCCGAGTACCGTGTAGTGGCATTCCTCCAGACACAGATAAAGGGGCTGAAGACGAGGGTCTACCCTCCAGAGCTCGCTGGCAGGCTATACCCGAACGGGATACCCGTCCTCGGGATTGGGTACTTAGAGGAGCTCGCCGAGAACCCCGGGTTCGAAGAGGCGGTCTTATCCTACAGCGACCTTACGTTCCAAGAGCTAGGCGAGGTAGTCTCCAGAGTCCTCAAGACGGGGGCCAGCTTCAGGATCCTCGGCTTCAAAGACACGATGCTGGAGAGCATTAAGCCCGTTGTAGCAGTGACGGGCGTGAAGACGGGTGTAGGGAAGAGCAGCGTCTCACGCGAGGTCGCGTTAGAGCTTAAGTCTAGGGGTTTAAGGGTGGGTGTTGTAAGGCACCCTATGCCGTACAGCGAGGTCTTCTACCCGGTTCAGAAGTTCGAGACGTTCGACGACCTAAGTAAGTACCAGATAACAGTAGAGGAGAGGGAGGAGTACGAGCACTACCTGAAACTGGGGTTCACGGTCTACGCCGGCGTAGACTACGGGATGATCCTGAGAGAGGTCGAGAAGAGCAGCGACGTGATCCTATGGGACGGGGGCAACAACGACTTCCCGTTCTACAAGCCAGACCTTTACATCACAGTGGCAGATGCTATGAGGCCGGGTATTGAGACGTCAGCTTTCCCGGGCATGGTGAACCTCCTTGCCTGCGACAACGTGATCATAAACAAGGCAGACCAGGCGACCAGGCAAGTGCTGGACAGCCTCGTGGAGAGGGTCAAGGCCCTGAACCCGAGAGCCGAGGTGAGCATAGCCGTAAGCGACGTGTTTATAGAGGAGGGCGAGCCGAAGGGTGTTAGGAGAGTCGTCGTTGTCGAGGACGCCCCCACTGTAACACACGGCGGTGCCGGTTACGGAGCCGGCTACGTGGCGGCCAAGAAGTACGGGCTCGAGGTAGTCGACCCGCGCCCCTACGCGAGGGGCTCCCTGAAGGCGGTGTACGAGGAGTTCAGGAGTATAGGGCCCGTAGTACCCAGTATGGGGTACAACCCTGATCAGTTGAGGGACTTAGAGGAGACCCTGAACGCGGTGCCGGCTGACGCCGTTTTACTCGCTACGCCCAGCGACCTCACCAAGCTTATTAAGCTGAACAAGCCGGCTCTACACGTGTCCTTCAGGGTGCGCGTGGTAGAGGGCCCCACTTTCAAGGACATTGTAGACAAGTTCCTGGAGAGGGCCGGTAAAAAATTCATTTTCTAG
- a CDS encoding PINc/VapC family ATPase, which yields MGIRLAGETVAVPDLTAIVQGIVSKLVEEGRLRGRVVVRKEIIAYLEQAALRDQAVGYAGLEELKRLRELSARGLIRLEYAGDESAYRARELDESALNMVVRDYAMQVGGLVVTGSRVAKMVSEAMGVDALLYEPENRVRLSFERFFDENTMSVHIKENTQPVAKKGRPGDWSYVRLSDGALTRSEIEQMVNEIVEEARRREDSFIEIDRPGSSIIQLGLYRIVVTRPPMSDGWELTIVRPLKKLRLEDYNLPPKLVNRLNERAEGILIAGAPGMGKTTFAQALAEYYYRRGKIVKTIESPRDMVLPEEVTQYSKTYADARELHDILLLSRPDYTVFDEMRTDEDFKLYADLRLAGIGMIGVVHATSPIDAIQRFIGRVELGMIPSLVDTVIFIRNGFVEKVYDVRMTVKLPTGLKEAELSRPVVEVRDFMTDELEYEIYTFGEQTVVVPVKKLKFGKQANNRLYAQLERLFPGARLEEVEDGVVISIPRDSANKYVKSMRKLRKLMEKYKVNIRVKLE from the coding sequence GTGGGTATAAGGCTTGCCGGCGAGACTGTCGCTGTGCCGGACCTGACGGCGATCGTCCAGGGGATAGTCTCTAAGCTGGTGGAGGAGGGGCGGCTCAGGGGTAGAGTTGTGGTCAGGAAGGAGATAATCGCCTACCTCGAGCAGGCCGCTCTGAGGGACCAGGCAGTAGGGTACGCGGGGCTGGAGGAGCTGAAGAGGTTAAGAGAGCTCAGCGCGAGGGGGCTCATTAGGCTGGAGTACGCGGGCGACGAGTCGGCGTACAGGGCGAGGGAGCTCGACGAGAGCGCCCTTAACATGGTTGTGAGAGACTACGCCATGCAGGTCGGGGGCTTAGTCGTGACCGGGAGCAGGGTCGCGAAAATGGTCTCCGAGGCGATGGGCGTCGACGCCCTCTTATACGAGCCCGAGAACCGGGTCCGCCTATCCTTCGAGAGGTTCTTCGACGAGAACACGATGAGCGTCCACATAAAGGAGAACACTCAGCCCGTGGCCAAGAAGGGCAGGCCGGGCGACTGGAGCTACGTCAGGCTCTCCGACGGCGCCTTGACGAGGAGCGAGATAGAGCAAATGGTCAACGAGATCGTCGAAGAGGCGAGGAGGAGGGAGGACAGCTTCATAGAGATCGACAGGCCGGGGTCCTCCATAATACAGCTCGGCCTGTACAGGATTGTCGTGACGAGGCCGCCGATGAGCGATGGCTGGGAGCTGACCATAGTGCGCCCACTCAAGAAGCTCAGGCTCGAGGACTACAACCTACCGCCCAAGCTGGTAAACAGGCTTAACGAGAGGGCTGAGGGCATACTGATCGCCGGGGCACCGGGTATGGGGAAGACGACCTTCGCACAGGCACTCGCCGAGTACTACTACAGGAGGGGCAAGATCGTGAAGACTATCGAGAGCCCTAGAGACATGGTACTTCCGGAGGAGGTCACCCAGTACAGCAAGACGTACGCCGACGCGAGGGAGCTGCACGACATACTCCTCCTCTCCAGGCCGGACTACACAGTCTTCGACGAGATGAGGACCGACGAGGACTTCAAGCTATACGCAGACCTGCGGCTGGCGGGCATCGGGATGATAGGCGTCGTCCACGCGACCAGCCCAATAGACGCTATCCAGAGGTTCATCGGGAGGGTCGAGCTTGGTATGATACCCTCCCTGGTCGACACTGTGATCTTCATAAGGAACGGGTTCGTCGAGAAGGTCTACGACGTCAGGATGACGGTCAAGCTGCCGACAGGGTTAAAGGAGGCGGAGCTCTCAAGGCCCGTAGTAGAGGTCAGGGACTTCATGACCGACGAGCTGGAGTACGAGATATACACTTTCGGCGAGCAGACGGTGGTCGTCCCCGTCAAGAAGCTGAAGTTTGGTAAGCAGGCAAATAACAGGCTGTACGCCCAGCTCGAGAGGCTGTTCCCCGGGGCCAGGCTCGAAGAGGTAGAGGACGGGGTTGTCATATCGATACCCAGAGACTCGGCCAACAAGTATGTAAAGTCCATGAGAAAGCTCAGGAAGCTCATGGAAAAGTACAAGGTAAACATAAGAGTCAAGCTCGAGTAG
- a CDS encoding ABC transporter permease codes for MPTVTTRDLLVVGVVLAAIYYTVFTLVGVSTVVTEILWLVGIAVGLASLRLGFDYDRVRFSSTLSFAAIVAFIYVFVIALTDLEGPSMAVALVFLPFLSATAASAVIGFVKREAPPSAEVAKPGFERRLRALLFELDPIIWVFLVVSVAYLTVFLILPLAYMLRYSFVSEAGWLGNFVSIFRDPSQGFVRSYLLPGDTQPYQLIPMGDTTLINFYFMNYGYGTVLNSLIIATIVTVFATVLGVLVAFVIARFNFPGKDLLRIIAIIPLFVTPFVNAYAIKLLFSDSGPISQLVYLLTGGKFKLMISGMAGVIITQVITFYPIVYLNTYASLINIDPSMEEQAENLGSKGLRLFLDVTMPLALPGIAAGAILVYIFSLEDLGAPIIWRFDKVMSYYIFSNFLTEQAIISPTAAAVGVVMLFFAIMGFLAIRNYVSMRSYAMISRGGRLVSRARKPGLLASLAIYLGVFPLIIFTSLPQISVILLAMKVLQPFGWTFVLYSNPATYLESFRMIAADPQVFNGILNTLKYAATSVAIGVILAVMVGYSVSRVNIRWLTNLLDSVATMPIAIPGLVIALGYWFFFRDLAEVTRLSILNPLDIRAFQLWLVLIISFSVRRLPYVVRSVYAGFQQVHKNLEEAALNLGASRTRVIFGVVFPFILSYVLSGALLGFVYMATEVTTSITLGGLKQDQAPVTFWLYMYTLKATATGIQEAAAIGSLLILIQLIAVMIIILVFKQRYAFIGV; via the coding sequence TTGCCGACGGTTACTACGCGTGACTTGCTCGTAGTAGGCGTAGTCCTCGCCGCCATATACTACACAGTGTTCACTCTCGTAGGGGTCAGCACCGTCGTCACCGAGATATTGTGGCTGGTAGGCATAGCAGTGGGGTTGGCGTCTCTGAGGTTGGGCTTCGACTACGATAGAGTCAGGTTCAGCTCCACGCTCAGCTTCGCAGCGATCGTGGCGTTCATCTACGTCTTTGTAATCGCGCTCACAGACCTGGAAGGCCCCTCAATGGCGGTAGCGCTGGTCTTCCTGCCGTTCCTGTCTGCTACGGCGGCCTCGGCCGTTATAGGCTTCGTCAAAAGAGAGGCGCCCCCGTCAGCTGAGGTCGCTAAACCTGGCTTCGAGAGGAGGCTCAGGGCCCTCCTCTTCGAGTTAGACCCGATCATCTGGGTTTTCCTAGTGGTCAGCGTGGCCTACCTCACCGTGTTCCTGATACTGCCGCTGGCATACATGCTCAGGTACTCCTTCGTGTCAGAGGCCGGCTGGCTGGGGAACTTCGTCTCGATATTCAGGGACCCCAGCCAGGGCTTCGTGAGGTCCTACCTGCTCCCGGGCGATACCCAGCCCTACCAGCTCATCCCCATGGGGGACACGACGCTGATCAACTTCTACTTCATGAACTACGGGTACGGGACGGTCTTGAACAGCCTCATAATCGCCACGATAGTCACCGTTTTCGCGACGGTTCTAGGCGTACTAGTCGCCTTCGTGATAGCGAGGTTCAACTTCCCTGGCAAAGACCTGCTGAGGATCATCGCGATCATACCGCTGTTCGTGACGCCCTTCGTGAACGCCTACGCGATCAAGCTGCTCTTCAGCGACTCGGGCCCGATCTCCCAGTTGGTCTACCTCCTCACGGGGGGTAAGTTCAAGCTGATGATCTCGGGCATGGCGGGTGTCATCATAACGCAGGTTATAACGTTCTACCCCATCGTCTACCTGAACACTTACGCTAGCCTGATAAACATAGACCCCTCTATGGAGGAGCAGGCCGAGAACCTCGGCTCCAAGGGGCTGAGGCTCTTCCTGGACGTCACGATGCCGCTGGCTCTCCCGGGCATTGCTGCTGGCGCCATACTAGTGTACATATTCAGCCTAGAGGACCTGGGCGCTCCGATAATATGGAGGTTCGACAAAGTGATGAGCTATTACATTTTCAGCAACTTCCTCACCGAGCAGGCGATCATATCGCCGACCGCGGCCGCGGTGGGGGTTGTCATGCTGTTCTTCGCGATAATGGGCTTCCTCGCCATCAGGAACTACGTGAGTATGAGGTCGTATGCTATGATCAGCAGGGGCGGTAGGCTCGTCTCGAGGGCTAGGAAGCCGGGTCTCCTGGCGAGTCTCGCCATCTACCTGGGAGTGTTCCCCCTAATCATATTCACTTCGCTACCGCAGATCTCCGTAATATTGCTCGCGATGAAGGTGCTCCAGCCCTTCGGCTGGACGTTTGTCCTCTACTCTAACCCGGCCACTTACCTAGAGTCGTTCAGGATGATCGCGGCAGACCCCCAGGTGTTCAACGGGATACTCAACACGCTGAAGTACGCTGCTACGTCCGTGGCGATAGGCGTTATACTCGCTGTAATGGTCGGCTACAGCGTGAGCAGGGTCAACATAAGGTGGTTGACGAACCTCCTCGACTCCGTGGCTACGATGCCCATCGCTATACCAGGCCTCGTGATAGCACTAGGGTACTGGTTCTTCTTCAGAGACCTAGCCGAGGTCACCAGACTGTCGATACTCAACCCCCTAGACATACGGGCCTTCCAGCTATGGCTCGTCCTAATAATATCCTTCAGCGTGAGGAGGCTCCCCTACGTTGTGAGGTCGGTTTATGCGGGGTTCCAGCAGGTGCACAAGAACTTAGAAGAGGCCGCGTTGAACCTGGGGGCTAGCAGGACGAGAGTGATATTCGGTGTCGTCTTCCCGTTTATACTCTCGTACGTCTTGAGCGGCGCGCTCCTCGGGTTTGTCTACATGGCGACAGAGGTCACAACCAGTATAACACTGGGCGGCTTGAAACAGGACCAGGCGCCAGTGACCTTCTGGCTGTACATGTACACGTTGAAGGCCACGGCAACCGGGATACAGGAGGCGGCTGCTATCGGTAGCCTCCTCATTCTCATCCAGTTGATAGCGGTTATGATTATAATCTTGGTGTTCAAACAAAGATATGCATTCATAGGGGTGTAA
- a CDS encoding ABC transporter substrate-binding protein: protein MRSIKIAGLLLFLTVVLMVYAPPAKAEWPWGSASEPFPWLNYLKSLPHSEGVTLYVLTRHEQTIQSAARVAFLNSPVAKALGISDVVFVYPGSAQWPTYIQRGEIDVAWGGGPTLFNWLDQQGLLQPLDNKSHPEFNAVLYELSKIPPTYAGVQSYLVGSDGFVHWIGASLSSFGFTINRRVLAQYNVPAPQVWSDLGDPVYAKYLPAKPLVGIADPTTSTSNTRMFEIILQVYGWEKGWRALTTMAANAIIYGGSSDVRDEVIRGTIAAGTTIDFYGYTAMQQNPDCQYIIPPNQSIVNYDPIAIVKNAPHKVQAAAFVAWVLSEYGGQQVWLDPNINRLPANPRVFDTPQGAQRPDLKKAYVAAAQAGPIEFNETLSSMWVYSVIYYFKATLVNTHDQLQSTWAALAQAYLNGRITKDQFNKLVDDLVSFFPFKDPLTGQYTTFTLDYALKINGYLVNNTRVYQALMSEWTSGATTKYQWVYQELQAILAGQTPPPPPWSGITTQTTTTATTTTTTTTAYTTTTQMATTTTTTTTTTAPPATTPAQAPQSNVATVVSIAVVALLVILLVVYFMRRK, encoded by the coding sequence TTGCGTAGTATAAAGATCGCCGGTCTCCTACTGTTCTTGACAGTAGTGCTAATGGTTTACGCGCCTCCGGCGAAGGCCGAGTGGCCGTGGGGCTCCGCCAGCGAGCCCTTCCCGTGGCTCAACTACTTGAAGAGCCTCCCCCACAGTGAAGGTGTTACGCTCTACGTTTTAACGAGGCACGAGCAGACTATTCAGAGCGCTGCTAGGGTGGCGTTCCTCAACAGCCCTGTCGCCAAGGCCCTCGGCATAAGCGACGTGGTGTTCGTGTACCCTGGTAGCGCTCAGTGGCCGACCTACATACAGAGGGGCGAGATCGACGTGGCATGGGGCGGCGGCCCCACACTATTCAACTGGCTAGACCAGCAGGGTCTCCTCCAGCCGCTGGACAACAAGTCGCACCCGGAGTTCAACGCCGTCCTCTACGAGCTCTCTAAGATACCCCCCACCTACGCCGGCGTCCAGTCCTACTTAGTCGGTAGCGACGGGTTTGTTCACTGGATAGGGGCAAGCCTGAGCTCGTTCGGTTTCACGATCAACAGGAGGGTCCTCGCCCAGTACAACGTCCCCGCTCCACAGGTATGGTCTGACCTCGGCGACCCCGTTTATGCCAAGTACCTACCCGCGAAGCCCCTCGTAGGCATTGCCGACCCTACAACTAGCACCAGCAATACTAGGATGTTCGAGATCATACTGCAAGTATACGGGTGGGAGAAGGGCTGGAGGGCGCTGACAACCATGGCGGCTAACGCCATAATCTACGGCGGCTCCAGCGACGTGAGGGACGAAGTCATTAGGGGGACCATCGCTGCGGGCACGACCATCGACTTCTACGGTTACACGGCGATGCAGCAGAACCCGGACTGCCAGTACATAATACCGCCTAACCAGAGCATTGTGAACTACGACCCGATAGCGATAGTGAAGAACGCACCGCACAAGGTCCAGGCTGCCGCATTCGTTGCTTGGGTTCTGAGCGAGTACGGCGGGCAGCAGGTGTGGCTTGACCCGAACATAAACAGGCTCCCAGCCAACCCACGCGTGTTCGACACTCCCCAGGGCGCCCAGAGGCCCGACTTGAAGAAGGCCTACGTGGCTGCCGCTCAAGCCGGCCCTATAGAGTTCAACGAGACTCTCAGCTCGATGTGGGTCTACTCGGTGATATACTACTTCAAGGCCACGCTAGTGAACACGCACGACCAACTACAGTCGACGTGGGCGGCACTAGCCCAGGCCTACCTCAACGGGAGGATAACCAAGGACCAGTTCAACAAGCTGGTCGACGACCTAGTATCCTTCTTCCCGTTCAAAGACCCGTTGACAGGTCAGTACACGACATTCACACTCGACTACGCGCTGAAGATCAACGGCTACTTGGTCAACAACACGAGGGTCTACCAAGCGCTCATGAGCGAGTGGACTAGCGGCGCGACTACCAAATACCAGTGGGTGTACCAGGAGCTACAAGCCATACTAGCAGGGCAGACACCACCTCCACCGCCGTGGTCGGGCATCACTACCCAGACTACAACGACAGCCACAACCACTACGACCACGACGACAGCCTATACGACGACCACGCAGATGGCCACTACGACCACTACTACGACAACTACCACAGCACCGCCAGCGACCACGCCAGCCCAGGCCCCGCAGTCCAACGTGGCTACGGTAGTGAGTATAGCCGTTGTCGCCCTACTGGTAATACTACTGGTCGTCTACTTTATGCGCAGGAAGTGA
- a CDS encoding metallophosphoesterase family protein: MRHEIAALLLLLTLTTAMGVHAEGAQPLQQATSRPLPQNLPYYVLVVWGDNRPSSTSGPSSLVYPNVFVDILNEISWIYPQAVIGGGDFVSFGTLDQYKAFYNLLSQARIDNFIPVIGNHDVAYGPDSWSYYAAYVGNTTVVFDDIPGWRIASLNAEGSLSDLYYGLNATLSGLGNRSLILAYHRPIYPYVGHNMQDEEPDKASAILNFSSSLPAPPRIVLQSHWHGYAENATPSTLWLVTGGGGAPLYGCSSSNATFCSSTHNYVVLVLYPTGEYSYIPLKAGPGSGNVTVRVVDSVSFVVNNTKLDVYGNYSDVPVRLVWTAGSTVVYLVGFAPANSVSYATYDESSKAIRTNLTNAYVYVQSLDRPYEATVVEVRAGLADLSALNLSGVTAVSPPMVVQPTQTTTTTRTTTTTRTTTTTTTLTTTTTTTTTTMAPSPAATSTTTTTTTTAQVTTGAPEATVARDVVTVVVVLLFVLALAYLYLRRARARK; this comes from the coding sequence TTGAGGCATGAGATAGCCGCGTTATTGCTGCTCCTGACGTTGACCACCGCCATGGGTGTACACGCCGAGGGAGCGCAGCCCCTCCAGCAGGCCACTTCTAGACCTCTCCCGCAGAACCTACCCTACTACGTGCTGGTCGTGTGGGGCGACAACAGACCCTCGTCTACCTCGGGCCCCTCCTCGCTGGTGTACCCAAATGTCTTCGTGGACATACTGAACGAAATCAGCTGGATATACCCCCAGGCGGTGATCGGTGGAGGCGACTTCGTGTCCTTTGGCACTCTCGACCAGTACAAGGCGTTCTACAACCTGTTGTCGCAGGCTAGAATCGACAACTTCATACCGGTCATTGGCAACCACGACGTGGCCTACGGCCCCGACTCCTGGAGCTACTACGCGGCGTACGTGGGGAACACGACCGTCGTCTTCGACGACATACCCGGGTGGAGGATCGCCTCGCTCAACGCTGAGGGGTCTCTCAGCGACCTCTATTACGGGCTCAACGCGACGCTGAGCGGTCTTGGCAACAGGTCGCTAATTTTGGCCTACCACAGGCCTATCTACCCCTACGTCGGTCACAACATGCAGGACGAGGAGCCAGACAAGGCCAGCGCGATACTGAACTTCTCATCCTCTCTCCCTGCCCCGCCGAGAATAGTCCTGCAGAGCCACTGGCACGGCTACGCCGAGAACGCGACGCCCAGCACACTCTGGCTCGTGACGGGCGGTGGAGGTGCGCCTCTCTACGGCTGCTCCTCGTCCAACGCTACATTCTGCTCGTCGACCCACAACTACGTCGTCCTAGTACTCTACCCGACCGGGGAGTACAGCTACATACCGTTGAAGGCGGGGCCGGGCTCGGGCAACGTGACAGTGAGAGTAGTCGACTCGGTCAGCTTCGTTGTGAACAACACCAAGCTGGATGTGTACGGGAACTACAGTGACGTGCCTGTCAGGCTGGTCTGGACGGCCGGTAGCACAGTCGTCTACCTCGTCGGCTTCGCTCCAGCCAACTCGGTGTCCTACGCCACGTACGACGAGTCGAGTAAGGCGATAAGGACAAACCTGACCAACGCCTACGTCTACGTGCAGAGCCTCGACAGGCCCTACGAGGCGACTGTGGTCGAGGTCAGAGCAGGGTTAGCAGACCTCTCCGCCTTAAACTTGTCTGGCGTCACCGCGGTCTCGCCACCTATGGTTGTACAGCCCACGCAGACCACGACCACTACGAGGACGACCACCACTACGAGGACCACGACGACTACGACTACTCTTACAACTACTACAACCACGACGACTACCACGATGGCACCATCTCCAGCCGCTACCTCTACTACGACAACCACGACAACGACGGCGCAGGTAACAACAGGGGCTCCCGAGGCGACTGTGGCTCGGGATGTCGTGACGGTAGTTGTAGTCCTACTGTTCGTGCTCGCCCTGGCCTACCTGTACCTCAGGAGGGCTAGGGCTAGAAAATGA